The Myxococcota bacterium genome has a segment encoding these proteins:
- the trmB gene encoding tRNA (guanosine(46)-N7)-methyltransferase TrmB produces the protein MARKLKYDMPGPDWRRSIDEVRERGWEGVFAPELAPPLRLVVEIGFGRGEFLVAQAAARPDVAFVGVELSFKRVLKLARRMARGELRNARLVLGRGETVVDELLAPASVDEFWINFPDPWPKKRHAKNRLVQPPLVHALATRLVPGGVLHAATDDPAYAEQMDEVFAGEPLLENANAPLRWRPEVPGRMHTAYEEQWRAEGRPLHFFAYRRRA, from the coding sequence ATGGCGCGCAAGCTCAAGTACGACATGCCGGGGCCGGACTGGCGCCGGAGCATCGACGAGGTGCGCGAGCGCGGATGGGAGGGCGTGTTCGCGCCCGAGCTCGCGCCGCCGCTGCGGCTCGTCGTGGAGATCGGCTTCGGCCGCGGCGAGTTCCTGGTCGCGCAGGCGGCCGCGCGCCCGGACGTCGCGTTCGTGGGCGTCGAGCTGTCGTTCAAGCGCGTGCTGAAGCTCGCGCGGCGCATGGCGCGCGGCGAGCTGCGCAACGCGCGCCTCGTGCTCGGCCGCGGCGAGACCGTCGTCGACGAGCTGCTCGCGCCGGCGAGCGTCGACGAGTTCTGGATCAACTTCCCCGATCCGTGGCCCAAGAAGCGACACGCGAAGAACCGGCTCGTGCAGCCGCCGCTCGTCCACGCGCTCGCGACGCGCCTCGTGCCCGGTGGGGTGCTGCACGCGGCGACCGACGACCCGGCCTACGCCGAGCAGATGGACGAGGTGTTCGCGGGCGAGCCGCTGCTCGAGAACGCGAACGCGCCGCTGCGCTGGCGGCCCGAGGTGCCCGGGCGCATGCACACGGCCTACGAGGAGCAATGGCGCGCCGAGGGTCGACCGTTACATTTCTTCGCCTACCGGCGTCGCGCCTAG
- the sppA gene encoding signal peptide peptidase SppA, whose protein sequence is MAGARDVRAFVRRLGGNAATGVRRLAERAVVGRRTDRDTLWLLVRLRGDATELRPSRFSWSSEPRLPALVDLLRALEAARDDARVRGLVLRFEGGPATLVQAAALRRAVVALREAGKAVWAWSEAYDALELWVASACERVDVAPTGSVHLLGFRTAQVFARPLLERVGVRADVVRIGTHKAAAEPLTRAAMSPEQREQLEAWQRDAFDRLVDDVARGRSLAPDAVRAAIDEGPFAARDAAERGLVDDVRYPDEVEAALAAATPNARRGAAARAEGEDAPLAPLVDVAAYAALCGGDGGWHPLLRGLPRVAYVVASGTVWRGRGAGGVASQRYGELLAQLRRADEVRAVVLRIESGGGDAVASDLLCRAVERLAARKPVVASFAGVAASGGYYLAASASAIVAEAQTLTGSIGVVGGKLDLSGLYERLGVRVDAVESGARAGLLSPTRGFTPAERGALQREMRVLYDAFLERVARGRSLERAAVERVAQGRVMSGAHAREHGLVDAIGGPLEALAMACERAGLARGERYALDVLPRGPGFGAWPWLRGFGGSRAEPGLLSELGRSFGFGERARLD, encoded by the coding sequence GTGGCCGGCGCGCGCGACGTCCGCGCCTTCGTGCGGCGGCTCGGCGGCAACGCCGCGACCGGCGTGCGGCGGCTCGCCGAGCGCGCCGTCGTCGGCCGGCGCACGGATCGCGACACGCTGTGGCTGCTCGTGCGGCTGCGCGGCGACGCGACGGAGCTGCGCCCGTCGCGCTTCTCGTGGTCGAGCGAGCCGCGCCTGCCGGCGCTCGTCGACCTGCTCCGCGCGCTCGAAGCGGCGCGCGACGACGCGCGCGTGCGCGGCCTCGTGCTGCGCTTCGAGGGCGGCCCGGCGACGCTCGTGCAGGCCGCCGCACTGCGGCGCGCGGTCGTCGCGCTGCGCGAGGCGGGCAAGGCCGTGTGGGCGTGGAGCGAGGCGTACGACGCGCTCGAGCTGTGGGTCGCCTCGGCGTGCGAGCGCGTCGACGTCGCGCCGACGGGCTCCGTGCACCTGCTCGGCTTCCGCACGGCGCAGGTCTTCGCGCGCCCGCTCCTCGAACGGGTCGGCGTGCGCGCCGACGTCGTGCGCATCGGCACGCACAAGGCCGCCGCCGAGCCGCTCACGCGCGCCGCGATGTCGCCCGAGCAGCGCGAGCAGCTCGAGGCCTGGCAGCGCGACGCCTTCGACCGGCTCGTCGACGACGTCGCGCGCGGTCGCTCGCTCGCGCCCGACGCCGTGCGCGCCGCGATCGACGAAGGGCCGTTCGCGGCGCGCGACGCCGCGGAGCGCGGGCTCGTCGACGACGTCCGCTACCCGGACGAGGTCGAAGCCGCGCTCGCCGCCGCGACGCCGAACGCGCGGCGCGGCGCGGCCGCGCGCGCGGAGGGCGAGGACGCGCCGCTCGCGCCGCTCGTCGACGTCGCCGCCTACGCCGCGCTCTGCGGCGGCGACGGCGGCTGGCACCCGCTCTTGCGCGGCCTCCCGCGCGTCGCCTACGTCGTCGCGAGCGGCACCGTCTGGCGCGGGCGCGGGGCGGGCGGCGTCGCGAGCCAGCGGTACGGCGAGCTCCTCGCGCAGCTGCGCCGCGCGGACGAGGTGCGCGCCGTCGTGCTGCGCATCGAGAGCGGCGGCGGCGACGCCGTCGCGTCCGATCTCCTGTGTCGCGCGGTCGAGCGGCTCGCCGCGCGCAAGCCGGTCGTCGCGTCGTTCGCGGGCGTCGCGGCCTCGGGCGGCTACTACCTCGCGGCCTCCGCGAGCGCGATCGTCGCCGAGGCGCAGACGCTCACGGGCTCGATCGGCGTCGTCGGAGGCAAGCTCGATCTCTCGGGGCTCTACGAGCGGCTCGGCGTGCGTGTCGACGCGGTCGAGAGCGGCGCGCGCGCGGGCCTCCTGTCGCCGACGCGCGGCTTCACGCCCGCCGAGCGCGGCGCGCTCCAGCGCGAGATGCGCGTGCTCTACGACGCCTTCCTCGAGCGCGTCGCGCGCGGGCGCTCGCTCGAGCGCGCGGCGGTCGAGCGCGTCGCGCAGGGGCGCGTGATGAGCGGCGCGCACGCGCGCGAGCACGGTCTCGTCGATGCGATCGGCGGGCCGCTCGAGGCGCTCGCCATGGCGTGCGAGCGCGCCGGGCTCGCGCGCGGAGAGCGCTATGCGCTCGACGTGCTGCCCCGCGGCCCGGGCTTCGGCGCGTGGCCGTGGCTGCGGGGCTTCGGCGGATCGCGCGCGGAGCCGGGCCTCCTGTCCGAGCTCGGACGGAGCTTCGGCTTCGGGGAGCGGGCCCGGCTCGACTGA